The proteins below are encoded in one region of Chitinophagales bacterium:
- the cysC gene encoding adenylyl-sulfate kinase: protein MEKNIHPIFEKLHSRSDREQQLQQHATVVWLTGLSGAGKSTVARALEHELFLRGFKCFVLDGDNMRIGINKNLGFTDADRNENIRRVAEIAKLFIDAGIIVLCSFITPLESQRKMASQIIGEKDFFLTYLSTPINVCETRDVKGLYALARQHKIDYFTGVNAPFEAPLQAQATINTENKTVFEVTDILLQAILPIVTYKNAQPEQYNYYNI, encoded by the coding sequence GTGGAAAAAAACATTCATCCCATTTTCGAAAAGCTACACTCGCGGAGCGATCGAGAACAACAATTGCAACAGCATGCAACGGTGGTTTGGCTCACGGGACTTTCTGGTGCAGGAAAGAGTACCGTGGCAAGAGCATTGGAACACGAATTGTTTTTGCGAGGCTTTAAGTGTTTTGTATTAGATGGCGATAATATGCGAATTGGTATCAATAAGAATTTAGGTTTTACCGATGCCGATAGAAACGAAAACATACGCAGAGTGGCAGAAATTGCTAAACTTTTTATAGATGCAGGCATTATTGTGTTGTGCAGTTTTATTACACCTCTCGAAAGCCAACGGAAAATGGCAAGCCAAATTATTGGCGAGAAAGACTTTTTTCTCACCTACCTAAGCACTCCAATAAATGTTTGTGAAACCCGCGATGTAAAAGGCCTGTATGCTTTGGCAAGGCAGCATAAAATTGACTACTTTACCGGAGTAAATGCACCTTTTGAAGCACCACTGCAAGCACAGGCTACTATAAATACAGAAAACAAAACGGTGTTTGAAGTAACCGATATTTTGCTCCAAGCAATACTGCCTATTGTAACCTATAAAAATGCGCAACCCGAGCAGTACAATTACTACAATATCTAA
- the cysD gene encoding sulfate adenylyltransferase subunit CysD, with product MSYALAYLDTLEAESIYVLREVAAQFQNPAILFSGGKDSILVTHLARKAFYPAPIPFPLVHIDTGHNFAETIAFRDELVKNLEVKLIVGSVQESIDTGRVAEETGYYASRIKLQTTTLLDTIEAHKFDACIGGARRDEEKARAKERFFSHRDEFGQWNPKHQRPELWNLFNGRKNIGEHFRVFPISNWTELDVWMYLAKENIALPSLYFSHKRKVFERDGMWLADAGIIPMKPTEVSEERTVRFRTIGDITSTGATFSAAQSVDEIVREIALARTTERGGRADDKRSETSMEDRKKEGYF from the coding sequence ATGTCTTACGCTTTAGCTTACTTAGATACTTTAGAAGCCGAATCTATTTATGTGTTGCGCGAAGTGGCAGCGCAGTTCCAAAATCCTGCTATTCTTTTTAGTGGTGGAAAAGATTCAATTTTAGTTACACATTTGGCGAGAAAAGCATTTTACCCTGCACCCATTCCTTTTCCGTTGGTACACATAGATACCGGACACAATTTTGCCGAAACAATTGCTTTTAGAGATGAATTGGTGAAGAATTTAGAAGTAAAGCTAATTGTAGGATCGGTGCAAGAAAGCATAGATACCGGACGAGTAGCAGAAGAAACAGGCTATTATGCTTCGCGCATAAAATTGCAAACCACTACATTGTTAGATACTATCGAAGCCCATAAATTTGATGCCTGTATTGGAGGCGCTAGGCGCGATGAAGAAAAGGCAAGAGCAAAAGAGCGCTTCTTCTCGCACCGCGATGAATTTGGGCAGTGGAATCCTAAGCACCAGCGCCCCGAGCTTTGGAATTTGTTCAATGGTAGAAAAAATATAGGCGAGCATTTTCGTGTTTTCCCAATTTCAAATTGGACAGAGTTAGACGTATGGATGTATTTAGCTAAAGAAAATATAGCGCTGCCTTCGCTCTATTTTTCGCACAAGCGGAAAGTATTTGAGCGCGATGGCATGTGGTTGGCAGATGCGGGTATAATACCAATGAAACCAACCGAAGTATCAGAAGAAAGAACCGTACGCTTTAGAACCATTGGCGATATTACCTCTACCGGTGCTACCTTTTCTGCCGCTCAATCGGTAGATGAAATTGTACGCGAAATTGCACTTGCCAGAACCACAGAGCGTGGCGGCAGAGCAGACGATAAGCGCAGCGAAACCAGCATGGAAGACCGAAAAAAAGAAGGTTACTTTTAG